One part of the Terrimicrobium sacchariphilum genome encodes these proteins:
- a CDS encoding type II secretion system protein, whose translation MRTHLRRVAVSGFTLVELLITIAIVGILTALVMVNWPQLRLMTQRSTALNNMRAIGVAFHLYANEHDGVLPQRTTGATDRWPRILADYLDDIKVYAAVGDGNVNRSDRELLLSNSRNNTSYIMNGYNDVGAYQDTTVQVRITQISHPSQVILLGTPKAGSTHFYMDMLEGKNGNHVDVLNLELYDNGSNYLFADGSARFIKKADYDHRLWLVNPDFAIPGEPSQTP comes from the coding sequence GTGCGTACGCATCTTCGCAGAGTCGCCGTGAGCGGTTTCACCCTGGTGGAACTCCTCATCACGATTGCCATTGTGGGCATACTAACCGCGCTCGTGATGGTCAACTGGCCCCAGTTGCGGCTGATGACCCAGCGCTCAACCGCATTGAACAATATGCGAGCGATCGGCGTCGCGTTTCACCTCTATGCCAATGAGCATGACGGGGTATTGCCGCAACGGACCACCGGTGCAACCGACCGGTGGCCGCGCATCCTTGCGGACTATCTTGATGACATCAAGGTCTACGCCGCGGTAGGCGACGGCAATGTGAACCGCTCCGATCGGGAGCTACTCCTCTCCAACTCCCGGAACAACACGAGCTACATCATGAATGGATATAACGATGTCGGCGCGTACCAGGACACCACGGTCCAGGTACGCATCACTCAAATATCCCATCCCTCACAAGTCATCCTCCTCGGCACACCCAAGGCGGGAAGCACCCATTTCTACATGGATATGCTGGAGGGAAAAAACGGCAACCATGTCGATGTCCTGAACCTCGAACTCTACGACAACGGATCGAATTACCTATTCGCAGATGGTTCCGCCCGATTTATCAAAAAAGCGGACTACGACCACCGTCTCTGGCTGGTAAATCCCGACTTCGCCATCCCCGGCGAACCGTCTCAGACGCCTTGA
- a CDS encoding glutathione peroxidase — MRKILAAASIFLFSLSMLPASTLQEIPFETMDGKTSKLGDYSGKVLLVVNVASKCGLTPQYAALETLQQKYGPEGFTILGFPCNDFAGQEPGTNEEIVSFCSTRYNVTFPILAKVHVLGAEKAPLFAALTGPDAKFPGDIAWNFGKFLIGRNGEVIARFEPKTKPDDQAVISAVEAALK, encoded by the coding sequence ATGAGAAAAATCCTCGCCGCAGCTTCGATATTCCTTTTTTCCTTGTCCATGCTCCCTGCCTCCACGCTCCAGGAAATCCCGTTTGAAACGATGGACGGAAAAACGTCGAAACTCGGCGATTACTCCGGGAAGGTCTTACTCGTGGTCAATGTCGCCTCCAAGTGCGGCCTGACTCCACAGTACGCCGCCCTAGAAACCCTTCAGCAAAAGTACGGCCCGGAGGGATTCACCATTCTGGGGTTCCCTTGCAATGACTTCGCCGGACAGGAGCCGGGAACCAACGAGGAAATCGTTTCCTTTTGCTCGACTCGCTACAACGTCACCTTCCCCATCCTGGCCAAGGTCCATGTCCTCGGAGCAGAAAAAGCCCCGCTCTTTGCCGCTCTGACCGGACCGGACGCAAAATTCCCCGGCGACATCGCGTGGAACTTTGGGAAATTCCTGATCGGCCGGAATGGCGAGGTCATAGCCCGCTTCGAACCCAAGACGAAACCCGACGATCAAGCCGTCATCTCCGCAGTGGAAGCCGCACTCAAATAG
- a CDS encoding aldo/keto reductase — protein sequence MKFRTFGKGGEKVSEIGLGCWQLSGNAWGDLDEAKALEILAAAADAGVNFLDTADVYGTGRSEELIGKFLKSRPGSDFFIATKLGRTSDLYPDKYTEAGVRAALEASLQRLGVETISLVQLHCVPVEVLRQGDIFDWLRKLQAEGKIRHFGASVEDTAQASLCLAQDGLASLQIIFNIFRQTPETTILPAAKAKGIAIIVRLPLASGLLSGKFTKDTLFAENDHRNFNRDGQAFNVGETFAGIPFDKGVELADEMKHFVPESLTMVQMAQRWILDHDEVTVVIPGARTPAQARENASVSRLPELPESLHARLARYYKTEVEPFIRGTY from the coding sequence ATGAAATTCCGCACCTTTGGCAAGGGCGGCGAGAAGGTCTCGGAAATCGGCCTCGGCTGCTGGCAACTCAGCGGCAACGCCTGGGGCGATCTGGATGAAGCAAAAGCCCTGGAGATCCTCGCTGCCGCAGCGGATGCCGGGGTGAACTTCCTGGATACCGCCGACGTTTATGGCACGGGACGCAGTGAGGAGCTCATCGGCAAGTTTCTGAAATCCCGCCCCGGGTCCGATTTCTTCATCGCGACCAAACTCGGCCGCACCTCCGACCTTTATCCCGACAAATACACGGAAGCCGGCGTACGCGCCGCCCTGGAGGCTTCACTCCAGCGGCTCGGGGTCGAGACGATTTCGCTGGTTCAACTCCACTGCGTCCCAGTGGAAGTCCTACGACAGGGAGACATCTTTGACTGGCTCCGAAAGTTGCAAGCCGAGGGCAAGATCCGGCACTTTGGAGCAAGTGTGGAAGATACCGCCCAGGCCTCGCTCTGCCTCGCGCAGGACGGACTCGCCAGCCTCCAGATCATTTTCAACATCTTCCGGCAGACTCCCGAGACAACGATCCTCCCGGCGGCGAAGGCGAAAGGCATCGCCATCATCGTCCGCCTGCCACTCGCCAGCGGCCTGCTCTCCGGGAAGTTCACCAAGGACACCCTTTTCGCGGAAAATGATCATCGGAACTTCAACCGCGACGGCCAGGCCTTCAATGTGGGCGAGACCTTTGCGGGCATCCCATTCGACAAGGGCGTGGAACTCGCCGACGAGATGAAGCACTTCGTCCCGGAAAGTCTGACGATGGTTCAGATGGCGCAGCGCTGGATACTCGACCACGACGAGGTCACCGTCGTGATCCCCGGCGCCCGCACGCCCGCCCAGGCACGCGAAAACGCCTCCGTTTCCCGCCTGCCAGAGCTTCCGGAGTCGCTGCACGCACGCCTCGCCCGGTACTACAAGACCGAGGTGGAACCCTTCATCCGAGGCACGTACTAA
- a CDS encoding FKBP-type peptidyl-prolyl cis-trans isomerase, whose protein sequence is MAQNALEEGKKFLAENAKKEGVVTTSSGLQYTVIKEGTGKKPKATDTVLVHYRGTLLNGKEFDSSYSRNEPIEFPLNRVIPGWTEGVQLMKEGAKYKFFIPSQLAYGPFGAGPDIGPNETLIFEVELLKVR, encoded by the coding sequence ATGGCTCAAAACGCACTCGAAGAAGGCAAGAAGTTCCTCGCCGAAAACGCAAAGAAAGAAGGCGTGGTCACCACGTCCAGCGGTCTCCAGTACACTGTGATCAAGGAAGGCACGGGCAAAAAGCCCAAGGCCACCGATACGGTGCTCGTCCACTACCGCGGCACCCTGCTGAACGGCAAGGAGTTTGACAGCTCCTACAGCCGCAACGAGCCGATCGAGTTTCCGCTCAATCGCGTAATTCCCGGCTGGACCGAAGGCGTTCAACTCATGAAGGAAGGCGCCAAGTACAAGTTTTTCATTCCGTCCCAGCTCGCCTACGGCCCCTTTGGCGCCGGTCCGGACATCGGACCCAACGAGACGCTAATCTTTGAAGTTGAGTTGCTAAAGGTCCGCTAA
- a CDS encoding alpha/beta fold hydrolase codes for MPLVDKPLADLKEYYGISPRPSDFNEYWDAALTELDATDPAPKLERSKEIDPRNAEAFDLWFTGVGGARIYAKYLRPKKREGKLPAILHFHGYTGNSGEWADKLNYVGEGFVAAALDCRGQGGKSEDSGAVKGNTHHGHIIRGLDDAPEKLLFRSIFLDTAQLARVIMSFEEVDASRVATFGGSQGGALSLVCAALEPRIKKCVSVFPFLSDYRRIWEMDLYKDAYAELRTFFRHFDPLHEREDEIFNKLGYIDIKNLTPRIKADVLMAITLMDTICPPSTQFAAFNNISAKKESIVYPDYGHEGLPQFGDKAFGFLRDL; via the coding sequence ATGCCTCTCGTCGACAAGCCTCTCGCCGATCTCAAGGAATACTACGGCATCTCGCCGCGCCCCAGTGACTTCAATGAATACTGGGACGCTGCTCTGACCGAACTCGACGCCACCGATCCCGCGCCGAAGCTGGAGCGCTCGAAGGAGATCGATCCTCGCAATGCCGAAGCCTTTGACCTGTGGTTCACGGGCGTAGGCGGAGCGCGGATCTACGCCAAATACCTGCGCCCCAAAAAGCGCGAGGGCAAGCTCCCGGCCATCCTCCACTTCCACGGGTACACCGGCAATAGTGGCGAGTGGGCCGACAAGCTAAACTACGTCGGCGAGGGATTTGTCGCCGCGGCTCTGGACTGTCGCGGTCAGGGAGGAAAGAGTGAGGATTCCGGCGCTGTGAAGGGAAACACTCATCACGGCCACATCATTCGCGGTCTCGACGACGCCCCGGAAAAGCTTCTTTTCCGCAGTATCTTCCTCGATACGGCGCAACTGGCCCGCGTCATCATGAGCTTTGAGGAGGTGGACGCCTCGCGCGTTGCCACCTTCGGCGGGTCCCAGGGCGGAGCGCTTTCGCTCGTCTGCGCGGCGCTCGAACCCCGCATCAAGAAGTGCGTCTCCGTCTTCCCGTTCCTGTCGGATTACCGTCGCATCTGGGAAATGGATCTGTACAAGGACGCCTACGCGGAACTCCGTACGTTCTTCCGTCATTTCGATCCGCTCCACGAGCGTGAGGACGAGATTTTCAACAAGCTGGGGTACATCGACATCAAGAACCTCACGCCGCGCATCAAGGCGGATGTGCTCATGGCGATCACCCTCATGGACACGATTTGCCCGCCCTCGACGCAGTTCGCCGCGTTCAACAATATCTCGGCGAAGAAAGAATCCATCGTTTATCCCGACTACGGCCACGAAGGGCTGCCTCAGTTCGGGGACAAGGCGTTTGGATTTCTGCGTGATCTGTAA
- a CDS encoding Spx/MgsR family RNA polymerase-binding regulatory protein, producing MKILKAYTYSGCGTCKKAVRFLRDHGVAFEEIPIREHPPTEKELKGALQSYKGEVRRLFNTSGRDYKEMELSKKLPSLSEAEAIALLAGNGNLVKRPFVVLDSGYLVGFNETDWAKIA from the coding sequence GTGAAAATCCTGAAGGCCTACACCTACTCGGGCTGCGGAACCTGCAAAAAGGCGGTTCGGTTTCTCCGTGATCACGGCGTGGCCTTCGAGGAAATCCCCATCCGGGAGCATCCGCCCACAGAAAAAGAGCTCAAGGGGGCACTTCAGAGTTACAAAGGAGAAGTCCGGCGGCTTTTCAACACCTCCGGACGCGATTACAAAGAGATGGAGCTATCCAAAAAGCTCCCTTCCCTCTCCGAGGCTGAGGCGATAGCTCTGCTGGCTGGCAACGGAAACCTGGTAAAACGTCCATTTGTGGTTCTGGATTCCGGCTATCTCGTCGGTTTCAACGAAACAGACTGGGCAAAGATCGCCTGA
- a CDS encoding DnaJ C-terminal domain-containing protein, giving the protein MPVQFRDYYQTLGVSKTSTQDEIKSAFRKLARKFHPDTAEDKKTAEEKFKEINEAYEVLGDPEKRAKYDELGANWQQGGYAPPPQGQTWQQAYGRGGDAGGAEFHFGGTGFSDFFEQMFGGRRGGGFSRGFSGGYDFDDGPSRGQDVEADLLVSLEEAFHGSTRQISFRRGDTGKIQTYTVKIPRGVREGQRIRLAGQGSEGQGGGESGDLYLRIKFQKHPDYEVQGEDLVYELEIPAYDAVLGADVELPTLEGRARLHVPPGTQSGQRFRLSGKGLPGRGGARGNFYAVASITVPKNPSDAEKAIWKQLADLSR; this is encoded by the coding sequence ATGCCGGTTCAATTTCGCGACTACTACCAGACATTGGGGGTCTCCAAGACCTCCACCCAGGACGAGATCAAGAGCGCTTTCCGCAAGCTCGCCCGCAAGTTTCACCCCGATACCGCCGAGGACAAGAAGACGGCGGAGGAGAAATTCAAGGAGATCAACGAAGCTTACGAAGTGCTTGGAGACCCGGAGAAGCGGGCCAAATACGATGAACTAGGCGCCAACTGGCAGCAGGGCGGCTACGCGCCGCCCCCACAGGGCCAGACGTGGCAGCAGGCGTATGGCCGCGGCGGCGACGCCGGAGGTGCGGAGTTTCATTTTGGCGGTACGGGATTCAGCGACTTCTTCGAGCAGATGTTCGGCGGTCGGCGAGGCGGCGGGTTTTCTCGCGGTTTCTCTGGCGGCTACGATTTCGATGATGGCCCGTCGCGAGGTCAGGACGTCGAAGCCGACCTGCTGGTTTCGCTCGAGGAAGCCTTTCATGGTTCAACGCGGCAGATTTCGTTCCGCCGCGGCGATACTGGCAAAATCCAAACCTATACCGTGAAAATCCCGCGTGGAGTCCGTGAGGGGCAGCGTATTCGGCTGGCAGGACAAGGTTCCGAGGGACAGGGCGGCGGGGAATCGGGAGATCTTTATCTTCGTATCAAGTTCCAGAAACATCCGGACTACGAGGTGCAGGGGGAGGATCTGGTTTACGAACTTGAGATTCCAGCTTACGACGCCGTGCTCGGAGCGGATGTGGAACTGCCTACCCTGGAGGGTCGTGCGCGACTGCATGTTCCTCCGGGAACTCAAAGCGGCCAGAGATTCCGGCTTTCTGGCAAGGGATTGCCGGGCAGAGGAGGAGCCCGTGGGAACTTCTATGCGGTGGCTTCGATCACCGTGCCGAAGAACCCGTCCGATGCGGAAAAGGCGATCTGGAAGCAACTAGCAGACCTCTCGCGATAA
- the serS gene encoding serine--tRNA ligase codes for MLDLRLLREQPQAVKDRLATRGTCFSEHIDKLLAIDAERRSAETRLQNLQADRNRLSKEIGKLRSQGQDSSAIEAQVKTHAAEMQTLAQLSTELDSRQRDLLLVLPNLPQPEVPVGETAEQNPVLRLWGEKPSIANPQDHLAIAERLKLIDQERATKISGSAFVCYTGVGARLERALLNFLLDLHTRDHGYTEISTPYVVKPEALVGTSQLPKFEEQLYRIDRDDLYLAPTAEVPVTNLHREETLQTSVLPIKYTAYTPCFRREAGSAGLGTRGLIRMHQFDKVELVKICTPEKSREELELLTADAERVLQLLGLHYRVIELCTGDIGFGSAKTYDIEVWSPGQNAYLEVSSCSNFEDFQARRMNLRFKGDDGKNRFCHTLNGSGTALARLYVALLENGLQPDGSVLLPEPLHDYFGGQRIS; via the coding sequence ATGCTCGATCTCCGCCTGCTCCGCGAACAGCCCCAAGCCGTCAAAGACCGTCTCGCCACCCGAGGGACGTGTTTCTCCGAGCACATCGACAAGCTGCTCGCCATCGATGCCGAACGCCGCTCAGCCGAAACCCGGCTCCAGAACCTCCAGGCTGATCGCAATCGCCTGAGCAAGGAGATCGGCAAGCTCCGCAGCCAGGGACAGGACAGTTCGGCCATCGAGGCCCAGGTCAAGACGCATGCCGCCGAGATGCAAACGCTCGCCCAGCTCTCGACGGAACTCGACAGCCGCCAGCGGGACCTGCTGCTCGTGTTGCCCAATCTTCCTCAACCGGAAGTGCCGGTGGGTGAGACCGCCGAGCAAAATCCGGTCCTACGCCTCTGGGGCGAAAAGCCCTCCATCGCCAATCCTCAGGATCATCTGGCCATCGCCGAGCGGCTCAAGTTGATCGATCAGGAACGCGCGACCAAGATCAGTGGCAGCGCGTTTGTCTGTTATACCGGCGTCGGCGCTCGTCTCGAGCGTGCACTGCTGAACTTCCTGCTCGACCTCCACACCCGCGATCACGGTTATACGGAGATCAGCACTCCGTACGTCGTGAAACCCGAGGCCCTCGTCGGCACTTCGCAACTCCCGAAATTCGAGGAACAGCTGTATCGCATCGACCGGGACGACCTCTACCTTGCTCCCACGGCCGAGGTTCCGGTAACCAACCTCCACCGCGAGGAAACCCTGCAGACATCGGTCCTTCCGATCAAGTACACGGCCTATACGCCATGCTTCCGCCGTGAAGCGGGATCGGCCGGGTTGGGTACGCGCGGGCTGATCCGCATGCATCAGTTTGACAAAGTCGAGCTGGTCAAGATCTGTACGCCAGAGAAGTCGCGCGAAGAGCTGGAACTCCTGACCGCAGACGCCGAGCGCGTGCTCCAGCTCCTCGGCCTGCATTACCGAGTGATCGAGCTTTGCACGGGAGACATCGGCTTTGGCTCGGCGAAGACCTACGATATCGAGGTCTGGTCGCCTGGCCAGAATGCATATCTGGAGGTCTCCAGCTGCTCGAATTTCGAGGATTTCCAAGCTCGGCGCATGAACCTGCGGTTCAAGGGCGACGATGGGAAAAACCGCTTCTGCCATACCCTGAACGGCTCGGGCACTGCCCTCGCCCGACTCTACGTGGCGCTGCTGGAAAACGGTCTCCAACCCGACGGCTCCGTGCTCCTGCCCGAGCCTCTGCATGACTACTTCGGCGGACAACGCATCTCCTGA